CAcgcagaaggcccaaccatgggtgaaaatggccggCTAGGGgattggtacgcccctagtcctTCCATTTCCTTTATTTGTTCTTGTTTTCCTTTCATTTGAGCTTTTATGTATTTGTAAACTTGTAACTCATGTCATAGTGGAATCTTTATCGTATGAACTAGTAGTCTTAGGATAACAGTACTTACGTCGTTTAGATTGACTCTAAGTCCCCAAAGCCATTTTTTCAAAACCTGGATTTAGCGTAACAATTTTGACAACTTAAATAGAGGATTAGTTAAACTATTTGACACGGTTTAATTttaaaacaagaacaaaaagaatatttcaaaaccACAAATATTGCAAATATGATTAAAGAAAAACGGACTGATTTTCAAAgctgaaacatttttttttagtaAAGCATAAACCAAGTTTTGTTTTCAAACTAAGGCCAAAAAATAAGTGTTTTGGATCAAATTAACTGAAAATATTTGGTATATATTGGGCCAAAAAACCCCACTGATTTTTAGCAAAAAATAAGGCCAAGAACTGGCCAAGTTTGACACAAAGCAAAAGGGTATTTTTCGGGCCAAAGCCCATTCACAAATAAAAGAGGATGATATAGATATCCCAAAGCCTTTAAACACAAAGCTCATTTGGGCAAAAAATGGACAGACCTCTTCGAAAAAATATAGTGTTGGCTACAAAACCCAAACACGGGACCAATTTCATAACTTGTCATAAAATAACGCATTCCCTAAAACAAAAACCTTCGTATGTATGAGTTCTTGGATAGAAGCGTTCCAAACGTACTGTACGGATCGAGCCAAATaaagtatgagttaagcatgAACAAACTTGGGCATTCAAAACATAATAACTACATATTCTCAAATAACATGTATAAAGATGACAACTTTATACTCATTTTTTAAACGAAATACATCATTCTATATACAAAAAGGGGAAGTTATTTTATCCGAATATGATAAATCCGAACCTatataccctatatgtaaagggaacgTATTCAAATTCCTTTCTCAAACGATATGCAAATGACAAGATATTTTGggagaataaacactaaatagacagttcatgcaaatactcatacattgaaattcgaaggtcaaccgtatagtatggatccttaatactggggtgcctaacaccttccccaggggatcatcagaacccttacctagaactctggattacaaaGGATTTTTCagtgtatttgaataaacccttcacctccggttttcctaatttcctaaaaattagatgGCGACCCTTTTCAAAACAAAAGtgtgaaagagcaccaacaagttcgtagtagcctttATGCCTTAACCAGCGTAAAAAGTGAACCATTACAGTGCCAATGTCAAAtacctcaacctcactatcaTTGCCCATTCGTAACATTCTAAAATTACCTagagtataagaagaaaataattccttctttggcgtgacatgagaagtggcacctgaatccacaaaccaggtagactcatcacaaataagattgatatcatttttaccaccagcaacaagaagatcattGTCAGCAATAATAGCAACGCGATTTTCATTATCGTCATCCTTCTTTTTTTGtttctggtctctcttaaacttgtagcaatgtcTCTTGATATGCCCTTCTCTGTGACAATAATGACATGTAACATTCTTTTACCTGGTCcttgacttgcttctacttttgcctCTGTCATTCTAAGCTCTGAAGTTGCTTCTCCCCCTAtcttcagtaaccaaaacatcggAGTGTGAAGATGAAAAAGACGAAACTTGAGATCTTCTTCTaatctcttcattcaaaacaccagtcttagcatattccatagttacaccatcactgggagcagaattagtcaaagaaactcgaagagtttcccaagagtctggcagagtattaagaagccaaagtccctgtatttctttatcaaacttgacacccattccatACAGTtgatcaaggacaccctgaaaatcattATATGACTAGAAATAGGACTTTCCTTTTTGTATCTAATATTTATCAATTGTTTCAGCAGGAACAACTTGTTATTGCCAGTCTTCGAAGCATACAATGTCTCAAGCTTTTCCCACAAGGATTTAGCCTTTGtttcattcacaatatgatttcgagCATAGCCACAAACCTGTAAGTTCTCGAATTCCCAATCCTCATCATCAATAGACTCggtttcttagaagcaaacacaAGTAAATGCATTTTGTTGACAAATAGAAAAActttcatcttgcttttccaaatatggtaattactgccatttaaacaaacatcttgctcatatttgtctccatcattcaaatagacaatcAACACAATCAAATACAActacaagctctgataccactttgttgggaagaaacaagcaaataCCAAATTGCATGATAATGTTATAGCGGAAGAAATACTTAAGTCAAAATTTCTCTGACTATTTGAACAAGAGGAGCAAACTAATTTCAAGCACAACGGATATATGGGCAACAACTATACCAATAATAAAATaccaaagcaagcaaaaataaaccaattgcaagagacaccaaatttacgtagAAAAATTCCTTCAATGTGAAGAGGAGACAACCACAAGATCTCCGGCCCAAAAAAGCTCCATtaataatcaacaagagttaaAACAATactctccaaatggctacaacatcaAGGACAaacacggagcaacaatacataaaagatagcaccaaaactagtaaagaaatgagagaaatcacccccaaaaatgaGCTACTATTCGCGCTCTAAAGCTGGAGCTACAGACCACAAAATTCAATTTCCACCATTGAAATCCAAGAACCAGATGTTCAGAACCtccagttcaaatttcagcacgatccaaaGGGTTAACGAATCAGAAAACACAATTTGAAGCGGACTATTGTAGCTGATTTTCAATGTGCAAAATTCAGCACTTCTCTCTCAATTTCTCTATATATGGCTGCTACGAACTCACCCTTATGTTCATGAAATAAGACCTAAGTTGGTCATATATATAGTGGGCTTTAGGACAAAGTGGGCTAGGTCCAAAAGGTGTTTTATTTATCCACATCGGAAGGGAAAAAGCCCAAAAACCCAACAATTTGGTATcagattgttgggtgtgcgaacaaagcaCCACATTAGTAGCTGGAAAAAAAATgagctacttataaggtgttggatactcttaatgatgtgagaccTTTTGGAAAAAACCGTGCGGGCTAAGCCCAAaccggacaatatcacatcatgttaagagtatcattgagccgttttagcccaacaactggtatcagagccaatggcttggcgggacgagtatgaagatggcggagtgtggcgtgggCCCGGCTTCATGCTTTTGCCCTTCTATGGGCTGGTTTACGACATTTACCcatagctttgaagacgcatgCATAGCCTTTAGGCTTAGGTGACCGTAAATACTTTGACGATGTGTGTGGCACAAagacatgttgaatctctgacccgtgatgagtcatgtggaacttagttcgagggggaggttgttaggtgtgcgaacaaagtaccacattggtagttgaaaagaaaaatgagctacttatatgtgttggatactcttaatgatgtgcgGCCTTTTGGAGAAAGTCGTGCGGGCTaagcccaaagcggacaatatcacatcatgttaagagtatctttggaccgttttagcccaacaataGCGATGCTTCCTTTTTTAGTGTTTTGATATTGAATTTCTTTTTATCAATCTTGTGAAGTGCTAATGGCATCAATCATCTTGTTTGGCCTTAAAGCCTTAAATATGATAAATAGTTATAAGGCTACAGTTTAGTGGTATGGCTTGGAGAAAATAGGTTTGTTTGTATTGGTAGCGAGTCACCAACACCATATGCGTGTAGATGGGTTGTGTCCTGAACAGTGTGGACAGACTTCACCAAACTTATAATTTAAAGTCATACTTtatttcaaaagttttctttgacaaatagaaaagaaaagagaagagagATAACAAAACAGTATTAGTCAACTGAACAAATCTTGAATTAAATTACGTCATAAGGTCAAACTATCTCAaaagttttaaaattatataccTTCAAATATGGAGTAACAATACAACCTTAACATTACACAAGGTAATTAAATGGTGGTCTAGTTGATAATTATAgaaaatttgtgaatattcataAGTAAAAGGATCAAAGTacactttttaattaattaaagattaAATGTGCTTAATCAAATATTTCTAGGACTAGGATCAAAATTTATCACTGAGGACCAAAAGTATTATTAACCCCCAAAAAAATACCTGTgaacttttaaatttttatttgtgGTTGGTTGGAGGCTTAGAGTGATTAGAAGCAAGACTAAGAATCTTTTCTTACCATTAAAGGAAAACATTTGAATTGCTAATTCAAGTAAAGTCCTTTTAACTCAGTCTTATTTTTCCTTCTCTTCTTTTGCCAAGCTTATCCATGTGTGGGTATGGATAAGAATTGGAAACACATTAGGAGCTTTCCTTGAACCCTACATTTCTTTTCCTTGGACCCTTTTATACTCTCAGACACGTTGTCTCTAAAAATGTTTGGTCCAATTTTGTCATGAATGTGATTGTTTTTTTGTTCAAAAGAGTACTGCTATTCAAATACTGTGTATATATTAAGTAGCCCCCAAAATATTAATGTGATTGTGAAAGGCCGACATGAAATGAAGCTAATTAATGATAATTATTGGTGTTAAGTCAACAATAAGTTTATAATTATCATTAATCAGTTAGTTAATTTGCTATCATTTGAGATCTAGCTAGATCTCCCCACTCTTAATTAGTTTCTACTTGGACATgttccatttcttcttcttctactacTACTTCTTCTTCTGTGATGATTATTCGTACCACCAATTttaaattttttcaaaaatttaaCATTCATGTGATTAGAAGGAACATTTTACAAACCTTTTTCTAAAATtagttttgttttaaaaaaataactttaatgaaaatAATGTCAGTTTTGTTATCGATAATTTCCCTTGGCCTATTATGAACTTAAATCATCACATGACTGCTAAAGCATGCTAAACTTCGCTTTGTAAATTGATGGAATTTGGCAACGTGTAATGTGGGATGATTGATTAATTAACCCCATTTGGCTGCTTATTTTGAACCTGGAATAACTTTACTTTGACTTGAAAGTACACAAACTAGCTCAACTGCATCGAATTCCATTTTGAAAATAGATGAATTTGAGAAGCCGACAAATAAAAATGTATTATTAACTTAGAAAGTTTTACTATTTTCACTTTAActaattaagatatttttttAGTGAATTTTACTATCAGATCAGTAAGTTCCATAAAATGCTACTACAACATGAGTGTAGCTTCTCAAGAAACTACAGAAAGGTGTTTTTGATGTGAAGTCTCATCTATAATGCTTCTTGACTCATTGAATGCCCTCATAAATAAGTAACTACCACTCCCTGTCTCTAAGGTAAGAATAATCCACAAGATTTTTCATAAGGATAGAGATATTAATTATTTGAAACTTTATCTACTTCtatcaaaatatcataccaaCCAAGTCATCTAATCATATCAATAACTTCCACTCCCACCATATCACCAAGcagtatccccccccccccccccccaaccccaacACACACAACCCAAAGCCTGTTCCCACTCCAAATGTGAATGGGGTTTGCTTAAATAAAAGggaaaagaaggaagaaaaagaTTGCATAATAAACTAAGCTCCGGTATGCGCGAGATTTGGAGAGGGGTCAGTATTGGATCTATTATACGTAATTTTATCGTGCATTTCCGCAAGAAATTGTTTTCACGATTTAAACATGTGATCTCTTGGTCGCTCTAACATAACAATCAATGTACCCCTTCCAATTCATGTTATCTGTCTTTTAAGTTTTTGCCAAATTTCAATCGCCTTATAATTTGTCTAAAATAACCCTTTTTTTGTCTTAACCGTTTACTTGATTAAATACCATAAATACTCACTAATATTACTTCACTAATTGGAATAGGAAGGGTTGATTTGAAGGGGAAAAAAAGTAATAAATGAACTCTTGTTTTTCTAATTGAAACAATATTCGGTTTGCCAAGCGACTAATATTTGGAACGGGAGCTAGTAACATTTTCTACATCCAAGATCCCGGAAAGGGAGTGCTTAATTGCAGACAGGGGCGGAGGGAGAGTATTGGTAACGGGTTTAGACGAACCCAATAACTTTTGTTTGTTTAGACTAATCTATATTTGTATTAGGAAATCTATTATATTTGATTACACTGGATATTTTGTTGTTCATGTAGAAATATTTAATTGTGAACTCATTAATTATAACGATTATGAGTTTGGTGGCAAGTTTAGAACCATAAACTCTAAATTCTGACCGTCAGAGGACAATTATAGAAACAGGAAGTAATTCCAGATTCAAGATCCTAATCTCAAACAGATCTTGCAAATTAAATTTAGGACTTGTCTCAAGCTTGTTAGATCTCTGAAGTAATAACATAGTCAAATTCCAATAAACAACAGCATAATACAATAAGCATGTGATCTATACAATTGCTCACTAGCTGCTATTAGTTCTACTCAAACTCAATAGTACATTGAAAACTACACTTGCCTTATTGCTGATGAAACAAGTAACCATAATTCCAGCATATTAGGGCAGAAAGAGTGGCATTTACTCTCCTCCCTCTTTCCATCTAATTTCACCTATTACTACTATCTGTGCAGAAAACAAAATTCATGTTGTTCCATTTGAATATTGTAGCTGCTTACTTGTACATGAGCATTTCGCCTTTTTACCGGTCAATGTCTGCATTAAATAAGTGCAAATTTGGTGAGCAGATATAAATGTTGGTGAGAAATTCATGTGAGTCCttgatgaagaaaaaaaaaaactttttttctttttttttttggtcattaCCTGGACTTGTTTCTGAAGGCCTTTAATGAAATCAACTGCCAAATCTAACATATCAGCTGTGTTTGTTTGCTGCCATTTAGAAAACAAACTAACATGTGAGCTCCTCCTACCTTCTtttagaaacaaaaaaaaaaaacagattgaCACAATAAATTCCTATAAACACTAGAGTGAAAGAATTTACTTTATCCATATTGGGGAAAAGATCTTGCAGTTTTTTCATCCTTTCACTAATCCGAGTCCGTCTCATCTACAAATTGTCAAGAAGAAAATCAGAACTTTACTTCAACTTAACACTGACGACAAGTCTTATCATAGTGTGCACTTCAAGTATAAAAATGATTAATTGAAAAAAACAAATATGTCACAGGACAGAATTTTACCCTCTCTGCGATACTTCGCGGATGAGTAGCGCAGCCTCTTTTGGCACGTATTTTGCAAGGCACTGAGTCTTGTTGAAACTGCAAGTATTTTTCTATGGCAGCCATCCCAGTAGATGTTTTAGGCAAGCTTAAATGGTGAGTTAAACCAGAAGAGTAGTTTCTTGTTTCGTCATTCTGACAAACAAAACGAACTTGTATTagtaacagaaaaaaaaaaaaaaaaaaaaaaacaagattaaAAGAAAGATCAAAAGGACAGAAAGTAGATTAGCTACCTGATTAGTCATTCCAGTGAAATTATTAGAAAACATTTTCAGATCACCATCTCTATTTCTCTTCAAAGAATTGAACAAAGAGTCGTTCCAAGATTCATTCTCCGCAATGCTAGGCATGAAGTTTGAGCTAGAAGATTGAGCAGTAGATGAGTAACTTATATGATTAATTGATGTACTTGCTTCCCTGTTAGTCCCTGCACTTGCTCCAAAAGTCCCAACTTCTCTCATAAATCCTGTAAATAAGCAACAAAGTATTAAAACTATATCAAAGTAGCAAATCCATCATTCagtaaattttaaaagaaaaaagaacactTGGATCTCTTCAGACTATTCCCAAAATAAGTTATAACCAAAAGTTCCCGCTTCTTATTTACCTAAATTATTGGGATCAAATCAAGAAAGAGCAAATTATCCTTCTAGCTAGAAGTCAACTCCCAAGTACTACACAAAAGTTGCATAGTCTACTAACCAAAAGTTTAAACTAATCAAATTACTCCAAATCCCAAAAGCCAGTCAATTTCATAACCAGGAATAACCAATTAAGCACTTACACATGAAGATTAAGCAGAAAAAGTTTTCAAAAAACTTAAGCAACCAAAAGTTAAAGAGTAAATAGCATACCATTGAAGAATCCAGCAGGTGAACTGCTTTGTCTGATGAGATTAGAACCACCATTCCCATTACTCAAACTCCCTCTATTTTGCATTTGCACCCCTACACCATATGAAACTCCACCACCATTCTCATATCTATTATGTACACCATTTCCATTTCCATTCCCAAATTCAATCTCCTCACCAATCTCCTGCTTCATAGAAGAACCAAACTGCACCTGATTCTTCTGGTTATGATtactaatgttgttgttgttttcattGTTGTCGTTCAACAAGGCAGTGAACATGGAATCAGAATCAGAACTAGAAGACCCATCATGTGTATTGAAATTTTCGCCGGAATTATTGCCGTATCCGTCAAGAATTCCAGCAAAAAAGGAACTTGGTGCTGACCTGTACCTCGTTAGCCCACCACCATTATTACTGTGCTGGAACTGTGATTGTTGCTGAAAATAATCAGAACCCATTATTTCTTTGTTCTTCAAGAACTCAGGTTCTATTCCTTCACCATTCTTGAAGCCTGAAAACAAGAAACTATTCACCTTGTCCATTTCTCTAGAAATTGGCTCTGAGCTAAACacgatcaagattttttttttttttttttttttttttgctttttccaAAATCTATAGAACAAAAAGGTAGGATTTTTTATAAAGTTAAAGGATGTATGGATTCAAATCTTTTATGAATTTtagtgaagaagaaggaagaaaatGGCATATGAGCTAGCAAGCATTTCTCTTTGTGCTTATTTGAGAGACCATTTTATCGAGCTGAATTGGTGACTGGTGCGTGGTGAGTGTTTGTAATGACACAAATGCCCTTGGTTGACAATTTTGGTTACCATTTTTACCCTTTTCTGTCTTTTTGTGTCAAAGGGAATGGATGTTGATTTGTTTACGTTAATTTAATCCGAGATTTAAGATTTAGTTAAGTGAAGCTTATCTTAAGAGTAGTATTTCTATTGAAGCTTATGTTAAGGATAAAGTGAGATTAGCTGTGTTGTTGTCCTGTCTTTGAGTTCCAAACAAACGTAAAATGGAGATTTGGATCGTTTTTTGAGGATGAGAAGAGGCAGCATgtgatttattattttattatcacAACTTGCAGGCTTACGCATTACTGAGACAAATAATAGTGTTTTTCGGAGAGTAAGATTTACTCCTCTCGTCCGGATTTATTTGACGTATTTTTTTTTAGTATAATTCAAAGAAGAATGTTATATTTTTGTATTTATAAATAAtgttaaaattttcattttacttTTAATGAGATAATGTAATATCTTACAAATGTTTATGATTTGTTTTACATCATGaattttaattttgttttaaacTACATGTCCAATCGAATACCGTCGTATAgatttgtttaccccgaatttaggtaatcaattgaatttttaaatgaggtataggatatgtggatgaactttaatctatttggttgaaagaaAATATATATAGATTTGTTGTGAGTAAGTGAATCGAAATCGCTGATTTACACTAAGTAtatgtattaaataatatttaagtATTGGATGAATAAAGCTTAAGAACACACAAATCCAGACCAatatcagagagagagagagagagagagagagagagagagagagagagagagattttatatattttgctattacaatgttctagatctgaaaaaGTCAACCCTTGAAAGTAGGGTAATGCCTCCTATATATAGTTTTGCTTTATGGGCCTTGTACAACATAAAActcttttgaataaagaaaaccctaaaaggataaggttgggtcgtacggtttgacacccgtacgattggcagtacaatgtggcagaacggtcttgacgcgtggcaattgtgtaactgatcacccggaccaacggccgcgatcaactcggctatggagaaaccggactaaacgatttccttcgctttcttctgATCAACCACTTCTAGTGCGATATCTTCGGTCCGAaggaaagtcttcatgctcgtgcttgtctctttcttccctcgattcccggtctcaccggtctagcataagtccaatttttaccgtatacagatagtccccacactttccggaccgtagttttaccggagtaacggaagtggatgaatcacgaaaccggtggttccataaactcgttgttatcttttcattttggcgggaacaattgcgtcacgtccctctgccATCAGCCACGTTTCTCATCCCGAAAGGctagctctgacaaccgccgtaacgcacgtcgtttcaaatcATTTCTCATTAATTGCGGGACACGTGGTATCCCCGGGTTGGCTGAGATCTGTAACCGTCTCtgttcccatgcctatataaggccttcaACCCCTTCACTTCTCCATTTTACTTCtcttcacttctccacttctaaTCTTCCATCTCATATTTCTTACTAATTCCACCGTTTTATCCCCTTGATTCATTGCTTATATTGTGTGAAAGAAAACCAACTCCGCCAACTTTTTCATTTGCTGTTTTCCTATTGAAAGTGCTGCTTTGTTTCTTCTCACTTTACCAATTTGAATTCTTTCGACTGCTCCTTTACTCCTATTTTTTAACTTCTCCCTTTTCGAATTCGCCAATCTCCTTTTCCATAACTTCCAAATGTCTGCCAAtaccgaaaccacctcccatgatgttccctcggtttcttctcaaggaaccgagccaacttctcaacccaagggaaaaatcgcctttgagcccactgctttggacattgtaacgtctaaacccaactataacaaggaTTTTGAAGTTGAGAAACCTTCTCCGATTTCTGATAGAGGGTTTGACGTAAGACGGTACCCgtcgtccattaccgaggacaaacttgatcaagtccgggctgattgcggatgggataaccgtctgGTACAAATATTCGCCCCCGGACCTGATGAATCAATCACCGATCATCGGAAGGGCTTCTTATACGTTTACACCTATCCTTTtacactcaagctcgaccccccaatCGACCCGGTTATTTTAGATATGTGCCGGACATACAATGTAACTCTGGCCCAGATTGGTCTGATtgtctggaggaccgtggcctgccttcGGCTGTTGGCCAACAACTTGAAGAAGGAGTTTACGCTGGCCCACTTCATCcgattatattccccgaggttgttccgaggGGGTGTAATAAAGCTTGCCAAGCGAAGCCGGAACCCAATCTTTTCGAAGATGGACAAAGATAGAGACCGGGGTTGGCTAGAGCGctacgtccgggtgaggaccgcggacattattccggccaactatatgccctttccggaaaggtggaatgataatcgtaagtgtCTCAGTTCTTCTAATAGTTGCTtttgaatgctttgtcaaacaCTAGTCCTTTCACATTCTTACGATTTATCCCCTTCTTTATACCAGccgtggcatggatacctccggctgtccggaacaTGAACGAATGGGTTGGTGCTCTCCTTAGCCAACACACCCATGAAGCACAGACATGGGGACTCCTatcgcgtggccgatgggtcgctcaaAACCACGATAATACTTTGCTTCGGTCGGTATTTTTTGCATTTTCTACCTTTCCCTTTTATAACATCTTCGGCATTCAGGTTTACCCATGGGCTCGGTGGACCCAAGAGCGGAGCCAGCGGCCGAACCCGCTgcgtcggcacccgagtttgattcAGCGGGTACATCCAGTATTATTGCTGCtgccaacaagagaaaaaatccctcggacaaagggcagaaaccgaaaaagagggcgaggagcgtcgttcggactctaagagacgaaacagagcccgatttcctcgttcggaggatcggtGTGGCCCTTTCCGTTACTTTTATTCTAGAGGAGGGTACCACcatttcatcacttccttcagccggggaaagaccgtcagctccggcattgcacacaggtggggaggaagttcattacccgactcctctaaggtcgataaaatttgttgatatttcaggtgatgcttcgtCCGAGGAAACCCCCCTACAAAGGACCAGAAGGTCCGGGCA
The sequence above is a segment of the Lycium barbarum isolate Lr01 chromosome 6, ASM1917538v2, whole genome shotgun sequence genome. Coding sequences within it:
- the LOC132644535 gene encoding transcription factor bHLH130-like is translated as MDKVNSFLFSGFKNGEGIEPEFLKNKEIMGSDYFQQQSQFQHSNNGGGLTRYRSAPSSFFAGILDGYGNNSGENFNTHDGSSSSDSDSMFTALLNDNNENNNNISNHNQKNQVQFGSSMKQEIGEEIEFGNGNGNGVHNRYENGGGVSYGVGVQMQNRGSLSNGNGGSNLIRQSSSPAGFFNGFMREVGTFGASAGTNREASTSINHISYSSTAQSSSSNFMPSIAENESWNDSLFNSLKRNRDGDLKMFSNNFTGMTNQNDETRNYSSGLTHHLSLPKTSTGMAAIEKYLQFQQDSVPCKIRAKRGCATHPRSIAERMRRTRISERMKKLQDLFPNMDKQTNTADMLDLAVDFIKGLQKQVQTLTGKKAKCSCTSKQLQYSNGTT